The following coding sequences are from one Lolium rigidum isolate FL_2022 chromosome 6, APGP_CSIRO_Lrig_0.1, whole genome shotgun sequence window:
- the LOC124665876 gene encoding vesicle transport v-SNARE 13-like, producing MSEVFEGYERQYCEVSASLFRKCTAASALDGEKKKQRLSEIQSGVQEAESLIRKMDLEARSLQPSTKAGLLAKLREYKSDLNNLKSEVKRISAPNARQATREELLESGMADTLAVSTDQRGRLMMTTERLNQSTDRIKQSRTTMLEAEDLGVSILQDLHQQRQSLLHAHTTLHGVDDNIGKSKKILAAMSKRMDRNKWIIGGIMSALVLAILIILYFKFA from the exons ATGAGCGAGGTGTTCGAGGGCTACGAGCGCCAGTACTGCGAGGTCTCCGCCTCCCTCTTCCGCAAGTGCACCGCCGCCTCCGCTCTCGATGGAG agaagaagaagcagaggctCTCCGAGATACAGTCCGGCGTGCAGGAAGCTGAATCGCTG ATTCGGAAGATGGACCTGGAGGCGAGGAGCCTGCAGCCGAGCACGAAGGCAGGTTTGCTTGCTAAGCTGCGGGAATACAAATCTGACCTCAACAACCTCAAGAGCGAGGTCAAGAGGATCTCGGCGCCCAATGCCAGGCAGGCTACAAGGGAGGAACTCCTTGAATCTGGCATGGCTGACACACTCGCG GTGTCTACTGATCAAAGGGGGAGGTTGATGATGACAACTGAGCGACTGAATCAGTCCACTGACAGAATTAAACAGAGCCGGACAACTATGCTGGAGGCAGAAGATCTTGGTGTGTCAATTCTTCAGGACCTTCATCAACAACGGCAGTCACTACTGCATGCCCACACCACC TTGCATGGTGTCGATGATAACATTGGCAAGAGTAAAAAGATCCTGGCGGCGATGTCAAAGAGGATGGACAGGAACAAGTGGATCATTGGGGGAATCATGTCAGCTCTAGTTCTCGCCATACTTATCATACTGTACTTTAAGTTCGCCTAG